The genomic segment TATAGAAGCATTACCAACACGTTTAGTTCTGGTCTTGGACACACCTACGAATTGTGGATGGCTTTCTCTTATGTGTATCAGGCTATCAACAATCCAGCCTCGCTTTGTGTAAGCAGGTAAACAATCAATGAGCTGGTTTTCATCATCAATGATTTTACCATCCAAACGTTTATAAGGACTCTGAGCAGTAGCAAGGACGGTGCTCACTGCTTTCTGTATCTCTTTTAACTGCTGATTATCGCTGTAAGGTAAAAGATACCCGGCCTTTTTTAGCTTAGATGATTTGAGATCAGAAAATTGGTCGAGTGGAATAGAAAGAATTTTCTTTTCATTACGGATGTTTTTAAAAGCTACATTAACATACATGCTATTAATATCTTTGTTAGCATCATTGTTATCGCCTTCTAAATCCACTGTGGATAGAATCTGAACAGGATAAATATAATAGTCTGTAATTTTAATCCAGTAGTAATTAGCTTTTTTGTCTTTGGCTGGATTGCTCTTTGCTAATTTATATATACCTGTTTCGTGAATGATATAATCACGAGCAGCAAAATAAGAAGTCTCTATTAGTTGCTTCTCGGTATATTGTTCTTCTTCATGGTAAACTATATCAGTTGATAGTTCACTTTTGATTGTTCTCATATTCATAATGTATCCTTTTATAATCTTTTTTGTGTGCTCTAATGGCACTTTTACTATTTATAACATTTTCTCACTATAAATCAATAGTAGAGTGAGAAATAATTAAGCAATCGCCTTTAAATTTCGCTTCCAGTTATAAACGTAGTTTTCTATATAGATTTTAGAAAGATTGTTTGGGGCTGTATTTCCATACTCATTTTGAATATCGTTTAATACATCCTTTATTACTTCAAGCTGTTTATTTTGATCAACGTTGAATATTGATACTGCTACAGGTAAGTTTCTTAAGATACATTCCTTGAAAAAGAAATATAAAAACTCATCATTATATGATTCCGGCTTGAAACAACCCCACTTTTTAAGCTTTGAACCAAAATAATCAATGAACATATTTACCTGCTGACAAGTAAAATTCTCATCGCCATATAGTGAATAACTGTTTATACCTTCTTCAACAATAAGCGTTTTATTATCATTAAATGGTAATGAGTGTCTGAAAATAATTTTTTCTTTCCTTGATAAGTCAGTTCTGTTCTTCCAGACATATCCAAGCAATGAACCATAATCAACCTCAACATTTGAGGTTGTAGCGGTTATTTCAACTTCTGGCTGTGGTTCCTGTGCTTCTGCTTCTTTTCTGGATTGTATAGCCATCCTCGCTTGTTCTGTTCTATTCATCATAATGTTTTCCTTCAAATGTAATCGGCTAAAGCAAAGAGGGGCTTTTCAGCCCCTTCTAATTATTTGTTTTTAGGTTTCTTAGGGTCAGGATTATTATCTTTCTTGCTATCTTTAGCTTGTTCTAAGCGTTGTTTATTATCATCTTCATAAACCTTTAGAGCGTCATTCAGGTCTTTATTATCAACTTCTAATTTAGCTTTGTCGGATTTAAGTTCTTCAATTTCTTTTTGAACAGATTTAAGCCTTTTATTCAAATCATTATTTTGAGTTTGAAGTTCATCTTTCTCACCTTTCAGTTTTTGAACATCCTCAACCTGTTTGGTTATTTCATCGGTTAATGATTTATTTGAAGCTTTTAGCGCTGTGATAGCTTCCAAATGACCTTTTTTGAGGTCATCAATGATTTTATCGAACTCTTTACGTTGTTTATCTTTCTCTGCTTTCAGTGTAGCAAGATTATTTTCCAGTTCTGTATTTTTACTTTCAAGATCTGCAATATTGGTATCTTTGCTAACAATAATAGCGTTAAGTTCTTTAAGCTCATTACCATGAGTAGTTTTAAGCTGTTTTATTTCTTCTTCTTTATCAGCTAAAAGATTGTCAAACGTTTTTTGCTGATTTTCTAACGCACCTTCATAGAACAATTCTTGTTCCTGAAGCTCTCTTTCATGAGTAGACTTAAGCTCTTCAATCTCTCTATTTTTAGCTGTTATTTCAGTAGTATGCTTAGTCGTGAGGTTAGTGATCTCAACCTCATGTTTTGCTACTGTAGTGGAATAAAGAGTATCTAACTCATCATATTGAGTAGTAATTTCAGTATAATTGGTTTTGAGGTTTTCATGTTCTTCTTTTAATTTTTCAAGAACAACATTTGTATCATTGAGTTGTTTCTCAAAAGCTTCTCTTGATTCTGCTTCAGCTTTTAATGTTGCTTCTGTAGTTTCTAAAAGCTGTTCAGTAGAGGTAAGTTTCTGTTTTGTGGTGGCTAAGGCAATAGCATTTTCAACATAAGAACGTGTAATGTTAACAAGCTCTATTTCCCTGTAAGCCTCGGCAAGTTTTTCTTCGGCACGTTTAGAAATATCAGCAAGTAATTTTTGACCATTAATGATACTTTTATGAAGTTCAGCATCCTTAATATCTTCTTCTGAAAACTCTTTAACAGAAAGCTCTTTCGATGTTTTAAGGTTTTCTAATTCAGTATGTAGCTCTTCACGTTCAGCATCTTTAATAGCATCCTGTAAAGCATCTTTAGCCTTAACCTTGTTTTCATCCATCTTCTCATCTTTATTTAACCAATGAGTTTTAGGAAGTCCAAGCGTTTCAAGAGCATCGTTAATACGTTTTCTTTTTAGTTCTCGCCATTCAGCTTCTGAGCCAAGTAAAGAGCGTCTTGTAATACTTCTCCAGTCTGGATTATTTGGTAGGATGATTGGCTGATCATTATGGTCTATTCCATAGTAGTTCTTGTTATTTAAAGTTCGTGAACCAACAATCATATGGAAATGAGCACTTTTACCGTCTTGGCTAACATGAGTGCCAGAAGCAGCTACAAAACAATCACCAATATGAACAGTTGGCGTATAACGACCACCACCTTTACCTTTCTTATACCACTCATTAGGGTGTGCGAAAGCTTCAATAACTTCTTTTTTGAAGTCAGGCCATTTTTCTACCGGAGTTCCTTCAGGGATTTGAATTAACAAGTGAGTAAACTCTACATCAGATTCACCATCACCTATTCTTCTTTTCGTGTTATATCCCGGTCTGTCCTGTAGTTTTATAAATAACTCATCGCTTGGAAAGTCTTCTGGTTTAATCAAACCATCAATATACTCTCCTGTTTCGGTATTACGATAACCGATGTATTTATCAATAAGTTCTTTACTGTTTTCAGCAGTAATAAATGTCTTTGATACTGGATCATAAAGTAAAGCACCATCGTGAGAAGCCTCTTTGAAACTCTCTGAATGCCTTAAATCACTTATTACCCCTTTTTTTGTTTTTTCACCAAGTATTTTCATCATAATGTATATCCTCTTATTATATTGTCTGTTTTATGGGTTTTGGGTTTCAGCCCATAAATATATCCTAACCCATATTTAATTAATTACAACAGACGAAGTAATCCCTTTATCAATTATTTTTCTGAAACGATGATTTTTTTATTTTCTTTTATTAACTCATCGGCTTTCAAATCGGCAAGAGCCAAAATCACATTGGAATAGGGTTCATCAGAAAGAGATTTAATTTTCTCTTCCAGCGCTTGAGGAATACGGATAGCTGCCATACGGAAGTTATCTTTTTCACGGGTAATCTTGAAGGTGCAACGCACGTATGGCGTGGTTCCCGGAGGAATATCACCCAGATCGATATACTCATAGTTCCAGTAGGTTTCCGCATACTGGTTAGCAAAGGCGGTTTCAAGAGAGGTTTTTTCAAACGACTCCATATCATCTAACCAACTTGCTGCTTTTTTCTTCTTTTCTACTTTCTTATCAGTCATCACAAACTTCCTCAGATTTCACCAGAATGAATATAGTCTAGTCTATACCAGTCTATACTATAATGCATGTTTTTCAGGGTCAGGCTTCACTACCGGAGGCCAGTTGCTTAATCTTGCTACCCATAACAGATAACAGGTGTTCGAACTCGGCCTGAGCATCGTTAGCTGATGGCAAACCTGATTTTGGTTCGAATACTGTTATACCCATACCGTAAGCACGAGGGTAGGCAACACGTTTTCTGATGAAAGGTTGTTCATAGCCATGAGCGCGTGCTTTCTCTTGGATACGCTCTAACAGTTCGCCTTGCTCTTTGTTCTGGATCTCAACACGGTTAGGAAGCAACAGATAAGGCTTCTTCATTTCGTTCTTCAGCTCATCAATGCTTTTGAGCGTAATTGAAAAGCTGGAAGCATCGAGGATAGTCGGCACGATCACAAAGCTACCCAAAGCCCCGCCGCTATTCACACCGGGGCTGTGGTCAAAAATGATGTATTCAGAATCGGCTGCAGGTTTACGGCCAACGTGAAAAGGAAGCTCTTTACCGTTCTGTTTGGCATATCCGGCAAAGATAAGTGAACCGCCTTGAGGGTCAAGATCTACAAGACTTGTTTTACGTCCCTGAGCCGCAAACCATCCAGCTATCTGGATGGCTGAATTTGTTTTCCCAACACCACCCTTACGATTCCACACACTGATAGTCAACATAACACTCACCTTTTTCTAGGTTTTTCAGTTGGTTAGGCTTTCCGTCAAATTGACATTCCGCCGATATAGATTAGTATATATTAGTATAGACTATACTAGCAATGGGAAAGTTTATGACAACCAAAACAATTACTTAAAGAGAGGAAACAATATGACAGACAATACAGAAAACTTGTTCGATGAGAACGGAAATATTCAGGATGTGTTCAAGGAAAAAACAGTAGAAGAGCTGGAAGCACTCTTCCCCTCGATGGATGAAGAACCGGCTTTACCAGTAGAAGCTAACCCGGCTGATGAGCTTATCGAGAACCGCCTTGTTCTACAGGAACGTATCACCAAGATTAATGAGCTTATCGCTAACAAAGATACGCATGGCTTCAATGACGCTGTTATCAGTGCGTTCAATGATGAGTTATCAGAACTGGAAGGTTCACTTAAAGAGATAAACAGCGTGTTAAGTAGTGATCCGGTGGCTGACGTTGAAACGCATAATCTCGCAAACAAGCAAACACAACTTATGGAACAGTTTGATAAAGATATAGATGATTTATACGCTTTGGATTTTAAAGGCATGACTACCGAAGAGTTAGAAGAGTATTTTGAAAAGCAAAAAGCACTAAATGAACAAGAGATAAGGAATTGCGATTGGGTCATTCATAACCACTATGATTTTGATGTAAGTGATGTTATAGAGGCAACACAAAAACGTGATCACTACATGAATAAGTTCGATATTATTTCTCAAAGAGTTAATGATGAGTTAAACGTCCGAAAAGAAAACGATGAAAATGATTTATTTAATATTTTAACTAATAATCAGGCTCCGCAAACAACTACCAAGAATGAAATAGATTATACTGATTTAGATCGTTTTACTGAACAACATCGCAACCCTAAAGATGCGGATAAACTTATTGAAGAAAGAAATAAGTTAGAAGCGAGTGTAGAAAATTTCTCCAACCTAATAGAGAACAAGGATACATTAAATTTTGATGATGCATTTATAAAATCTATCATAGAAAACAAAAATGATGCGTCTAATAAACTTGAAGAAGCGAACAAATCTATAAAAAGCATACTTAACAATAAAGATCTTCCTGATATGACACATAATGAACTTAAAGAATGGAGTGATATTAAAAGGGATGCTTACATGTTTGTTAACAGTAAAATTTCAGATGAGCTTATGACAACAGAGAATCATATTATAACTAACAGGCTTATTAATGAAAGAAATGAAAATGAAAAATGGTATAAAGAGGTAAGTGAAAATATAAAAGAAGAAGAGCTTAAAAGAGAACGTGATTATAATAATTTTATGCAAAGCATACATCATGAAATTGATAAAGAAAATAGCCAAAAAGAAACGCTCACTGATGAAGATCAATTGACAAGAGAAATATACAACAATGTTGGTATTGAAGAGACAATGACTCTTAAAAAGTCTTCAAACCTTAAAAATAAACTATCACAAACAAGAGAAAGAATAGCTACCAACAAAAAAATCGATTATGAAGAGGAACATCAAACGCCGTGGTATAAGAAATTAGGTGATGTTGTAGATTACTTTGCTGATGGTTTAAAAGGTAGTTCCAATGCAAAACCAGTATTTTTAAGCGAGGATAAAATCTATGATACCTTTGGTGATGAGATTGATAAAATCATAAACAGATCTAAAACACGTATTATTCACTTTAAAGATAAAACATCTGTTCTTGAAAGTGCTCAGGAAATAAGAGCTAAAGGCAAAAACTATAATACAGTATCAGAAAAAATGTCTAAACTCGCCATAGCTAAAGGCTGGAAGTCTATAACGTTTGAAGGTAGTGATGTGTTCTTGAGTGTAGCTTATGAGAAAGCAACCCGTTTAGGGCTTGTCGTAGAGCCTCAGAACGCTGAACAAGAAGAACTGTTCAAAGGTATCCATAAAGCCAAAGGTCTTGATGAGATCATGCCATTCAGCGGTATGAAGAGAGAAGAGGTTAACAATAAAGAGATTGATGTTCCAGAGGTAAGAGCCACACAAGGCCAGAGGATGAGAATGTAAAAAGGGGCGTAAGCCCCTTTTATATTTTTAACCCTTTCTTAATATCCTTTTCGTAAGATTGTTTTTCTTCGATACTTTCGATTACTTTATCCATGTAATATACACCCAAATTCATATGTTGACCGTAGGAAGCAAACTCCAAACCTTTTACTTTACCTGAACCAAGATTTTCACCCGCTAAGGTAATTTCTTCATTAAAGTCTTGTGATAAATCTGAAAGTCCAAGATCCTTATCTAAAGATTGAGTAGTATCTAAAGTTGCGAAATGATGATTTAAATAATCCCCATCATTATTGTAAGAAGGAACTACCATTAAAGGTATATCGCCATTCTCATCATTTAGCTTCACAATCGTATTATACTCATTATCATGATCAATTTTCAGCTTGCCATTTTGTAGTTGTTCTTTTATGTATGGATGATTATCATGTGGTGTTCCATTTTTACACCATACATCATTTCTCTCATAAGTATTATAAGTGCTGTTAATTTCGTTGATTATATCTTTTTTAACTAACTCATGAAATATTTTATCTGAATCTACATCAATAACACGATCACTAATCAGGTTATTACTTGAATATTTTTCTAAACCCTTTGCTTCATTTATAAATTTATCATTTCCAAAACGTAAAAACATATCTCCATAACTACTTTCTTTATCCGGCGCATGTTCATTATCAGAATAGTTGCTACGTCTTTCATTTTCTTTATCAGTATATTTTATTACATAATCTACAACTGTATCATTGTTAACTAATTCATATTTCTTTCCCATAATATTTCTCCTTGTATATTTTATATTTAAAAGGGGCTTACCCCCTTTTTATGCTCTGTATGATGATCTTGATTTTTGTTCTGGTTCATCTATTTCTAATGTTGCTTCGGCTTCATATTCAAGAGTTCGTAGATAAGACTGTGTGCTTTCTAAACCGTCTTTTAAGCTTTCATAATAAACACCCTCATTTGTAGTTGAAGATGTTGCTACATAATTAAACCCATCAGAATTTAATGAAGCTTGGCAATCTTCCTTTGGTTCAATTGAAAAAATAAGATCACCAACAGGAAGAATTTCATTACCATCGTTATTACCAATGTAGCTTATAGAAGCATATACTCTATCTGTATCAAGTGAAATCTCTCCACTTTCTAATCTTCTATTTAAATCAGAAAAATCAGGGTCATTTTTGATTGTGTCCAAGATTTCTTTTGCGGCAAGTTCATGTGATAAATCATCTGATAAAGCCTTGTAATCTTCCTCTGTATAGTTAGATATATCAATCTTTTTATTGCCAAGATCAAGAACTAAATCACCTGTAGTTTCATCAGAAGTGTATTTAGATGTGGATGGAGTGGATTTTATTATACTTTCAGCGTTATCATGGAACATTTGAAAATAGGTTTTATCATCATCATAATATTCTTGCTTGCTGTTATATTCTTTTGTTTGTAATGCTGCGTTTTCTAAAACATCGTTAATACTAACTACTTTATACTGTTTACCCATAGTGATTCTCCTTTTGTTATATGGTCTTTAAATTACAACATATATTCAATGAAAATCAAATTAAATTGAGATATTAATTAATAAAACAAGATAAACGGTATAGGTAAACACAAAATAAAAGGGGCATTAAGCCCCTACATAGTTTTTATGGTTCATCCGGGTAAGTGAATGCTTTATGCTTCTCATGTTCTAACGCTGACATAACACAATGTAATAATGTTGGGTTATTATCATGAGATTTGTTTATCAGGAGCCTTAAAAACTCCATATTTAATCTTTGCCTTTCGTTAAGACTGTTTCTGTCATGTTTAATCTTTTCATAGCTGTTGCTATTCAGGTAATCAAAATAATGCTGCATAAAGCCAGCCACAACATCACTCACTTGAACCAGAGGATTTAGCTTTGAATCAGCGAAAGAGTAATTAAGCGTTAGATTAGGGTTGGCTTCTGCTGCCTTTTGTAGATCTGCTTCCACTACCTTCTCTATGTCAAAGATATGACTGGAAGCCTCGAACATTTGCGCCCGGTGCTGATAGAACATAGCGAAGCCATCAACAAGGCGGTTATCGTCGTCTGTAGGCGGTTCATCCCTAATATCCATAGTGAGTGTCATATCATCTATGTTTTGGTCAGAGCAGGCCATCAGGAGCTGCAGGAGGCCATGAGCTAACCGGAGCTGGAAATCATCTTTATTGGTAGCTGTATAGAGGTTTACGCAATGAGTGGAGATCTGGCTTGATAGCCCTTGTATGAAATCCTTCTCCCGCCCCTCGATGTATGGGAAGTCATAGGACTTGAGGAACTGGATGAACTGAACCTTGTTAGCTTTAACGTAGGTGTGTAGAGCGTCCTTGTTTGCCAACATGTAGCCATAGAGCTGTTCATCACTCATTTCCGGGATGAAGCCCTTCTCACGTCCGAACAGGATACAATCATCAATGATGTCCACGTATCCCCAATACTCCATATTCAGGTGGAAGTAGTGTAGGTATAGATCACCATAGAGAAGCCACTCAAAGAACGCTGTGAGCTTCTTAGAGGTGAGCATAGTCAGGAAGTCGCCTTTAGCTAAGTGTTTCAGCTTGAACTCTTTAGCGTTGGCCTGTAGCTGTATGCGCTGGCGTAAATCATCAAAGTCGGCACTCGATGAGGAACCAGTATGAGCAACACCGGCTAACACGAAGTTTACGCTGTTGTGCTTGTCTGGATCATGGTCAATGTTATAACCATCAATTTGTTTGGAAAGATATAGTTTACGAACGTTATTAGATTCATCGTAATAGAATTGATAGCTTTTGTTTTGCTGCGGGAAAGGATTCATACACATCACTTTTTTTGTGGGTTATGAACCATATATAACAATGTAGGATCTGGAAGTCTATAAACAAAAAACCCGCACAAGGCGGGCTTCTTTAAGAGAGAGAGTATTGCTATTATAAGATATTCAGATTGAATATTTTAGATATGACAGTTAAAAACGCTACCCCCGTCATTCCGAATGTTAAAAATATCAATCCTAAAGCAGGTAAACCTAAGACTGCCATGAATGGTGCAGCAGCGCTTGAATCAAGATTCTTCAATCCTTTGATTTTACTAATCGGAAGAATTACACCGAAAATAAAAGCTAAGGTCAAAGCAATCTGAAACATTAAAAGCGGTATAGCATAAAACATGTTTGCTAAAGTTTTAGTCGTTTCGATATACCATTCAGTGATTTCCCATAACATTTTAAAGCCCTCTCTCTCGTTTTGTTGATTAAATAATATCGTACAGTTTTATTGATATCAATTTATTTTTTTAAAATATTTCTACCCTTTGGGTAGAACTGAACTGGAATTTCTTTTCCATCTTTTTTTGCCATAGCAATATCATTGAAGGGATTGGGTAGAATATCTTCAAGAGATTTAAAAGTATCAAGCTTGTAATCAAAGGAGCGTATCTTGAAACAGTAAGCAAAAACAACAAAGTGAAAATACTGAGTAAACACTAAAATTGTAAGACTTAAAGAAGATGAAACAAAAAGTAATTTAGTACCATTACAAGCCATAAAGATGGTGATAGACATGAATAAAATAAAAAATAATAAAGACATCCACGCCATCGACGCACAGCGTTTATACATGTAATTAAGCTTTGCCTCATTTAGATTTTTAATTTCATACCAAACATCAAAACTATTAACTTCATGTCCCGGTAAGCCTCTGGCATATCTAACTTTGTTAAATATTTTTTTTGCCAATAAAAATGGGATAAGAAATGGAATGATAAAGAGTTTAAAAAAACCAATAATTGGAAACGCAGCTACTTTAAGACCTGTTTTTAAACCATTGGGTATGTTTATTTCATTTTTTTTCATAATGTATTTCCTTTTATAATAAGTGTGTATAATTTTATATACAAATAAAAAAATAACATGTCAATAGAAAAGCCTCTAAAAAGAGGCTTTATTTATTATTTATTATTTATTATTTTCATCTTCATCAAAGTCTTTGATATCTTGTCCACTATCACCTTTAACTACAGGCTCAGTTTTTACATCATCAAATACCGTATTACTACCTTCGGTTGCTTTAGGATCATTACCGCCCGGTGTTGTTTCTTTAGGTTCAGTTTTAGGCTTGGTAAACTGCGGAGACATCATATTAGAAATCATTCCAGCACCTGCCGCTGCCGCCGCTGCGGTTTTAGCTGTTGATGATTCAGCTTGTCCTGAAACCATGCCTAACACAGAGGATGTTGCCCCACCGATCCATTTAAAAAGATTATCAGGAATAACATGCATAAGTTTTAAACACATTAACTCTACAGTTAGCATTAATGAACCATATAGTAGGAGCATAGTTAAGCCTTTATTTATGGCTAATAAGCCACCTTCAGTATTACTTCCTGCTGTAAAGAAGGTAGAATTCAACATATCGAAAAGTATAGTTGTCAAAACGAAGGAACCAGCATACCCAGCCATGTTTAATGGTGGTCTTAAACCAATGTTTAAAACAAGCATGTATCCTTGCCCTTGCTTACCTACAATACCATCTTGATCTGGTAATAACATAGCCAAAACTAAAAGTGGCGCTCCAAACATTGCTTCAAATATTAATATGTAATATCCAGCAACACAGAAGAAACCTATTATATAAGGCATCATTGGAATTACGAATGCTAACAAATTCCCACCTAAAATAGTGTTTTTTAGTATACTATTAAAGAGTGGAGATACAAAGATTGCTGCTGTTTGTATACCATTACCAACAAACGGAATACTACCACCTGCCACAGCACCACCCGCTAAAAGTATATATGATGTTTCAGCACTAACTATCATTCTTGAACCCAAATTAACGGATACAGAAAGAGGCATTAAACTTGATGCTTTAGATGCTTCATAGTTGTTTTTCCATGATAAGTTTCCGCCTAAAGTTGATATAATCTTTTGATACCAACCATCATCACCTTTATTAGAATCTAACATAGATGAGTCTACTTTATTTGCATCACTCAAAAGTTTTTGAAGTCTTTCTAATTTTGGATATACTTCATAAAGTTGATTTCCACTACTAAAACCATAATAGTTAGCATTATCATTTTGTTGAAAATTCATTGAAGCTGTAGGATACCTGTTAACCGCTGCATTAGCTTCTGATATTGAATCAGCAATTCTTGAATAGAAAGTATAACTATAAGTCCATCCTTTCTCTGTTAGCTTATCAATTTCAGATTGTGTTAATGATTCTTTCATAACGCTTTCAGCGGAAGCTTGTATGAATTGGCTATAAGCATTAACTAAAGTATCTATAATCTTATTTAATTGTTCAGCGTTATCATTTGGCATTGATGAAAGATAACCTGCATAAGCAGTAGCTCCCTTAACCAAAGCTTCATTAGCTTTTATTTGGGCTTCTTGAACGGCTTT from the Klebsiella sp. WP3-W18-ESBL-02 genome contains:
- a CDS encoding DotA/TraY family protein gives rise to the protein MKKKNLFILSLFLSLFITSPAHALNLFGLVTGSEDAVGNNIDKWFNPFQSNITGAVLDVYLPIIMQLGGIIAAYTLIAGTMSTAHDGEMLGKKWSSMWVPIRTALVPGLLFPISNGYSALHMIILWLVLVGNQWGNDVWNKLAPRLITDNTYISVDNKAAIRQVVMNTLYSAACVNIYNENAKKVNANSKWGPAYRYMDTTPIKNDKVVGYNFGLPAAPNSSYGNGIDLCGSTKLKLIDKDLKSGSTLIDTTKISKAVQEAQIKANEALVKGATAYAGYLSSMPNDNAEQLNKIIDTLVNAYSQFIQASAESVMKESLTQSEIDKLTEKGWTYSYTFYSRIADSISEANAAVNRYPTASMNFQQNDNANYYGFSSGNQLYEVYPKLERLQKLLSDANKVDSSMLDSNKGDDGWYQKIISTLGGNLSWKNNYEASKASSLMPLSVSVNLGSRMIVSAETSYILLAGGAVAGGSIPFVGNGIQTAAIFVSPLFNSILKNTILGGNLLAFVIPMMPYIIGFFCVAGYYILIFEAMFGAPLLVLAMLLPDQDGIVGKQGQGYMLVLNIGLRPPLNMAGYAGSFVLTTILFDMLNSTFFTAGSNTEGGLLAINKGLTMLLLYGSLMLTVELMCLKLMHVIPDNLFKWIGGATSSVLGMVSGQAESSTAKTAAAAAAGAGMISNMMSPQFTKPKTEPKETTPGGNDPKATEGSNTVFDDVKTEPVVKGDSGQDIKDFDEDENNK
- a CDS encoding DUF3800 domain-containing protein gives rise to the protein MCMNPFPQQNKSYQFYYDESNNVRKLYLSKQIDGYNIDHDPDKHNSVNFVLAGVAHTGSSSSADFDDLRQRIQLQANAKEFKLKHLAKGDFLTMLTSKKLTAFFEWLLYGDLYLHYFHLNMEYWGYVDIIDDCILFGREKGFIPEMSDEQLYGYMLANKDALHTYVKANKVQFIQFLKSYDFPYIEGREKDFIQGLSSQISTHCVNLYTATNKDDFQLRLAHGLLQLLMACSDQNIDDMTLTMDIRDEPPTDDDNRLVDGFAMFYQHRAQMFEASSHIFDIEKVVEADLQKAAEANPNLTLNYSFADSKLNPLVQVSDVVAGFMQHYFDYLNSNSYEKIKHDRNSLNERQRLNMEFLRLLINKSHDNNPTLLHCVMSALEHEKHKAFTYPDEP
- a CDS encoding ParA family protein, with protein sequence MLTISVWNRKGGVGKTNSAIQIAGWFAAQGRKTSLVDLDPQGGSLIFAGYAKQNGKELPFHVGRKPAADSEYIIFDHSPGVNSGGALGSFVIVPTILDASSFSITLKSIDELKNEMKKPYLLLPNRVEIQNKEQGELLERIQEKARAHGYEQPFIRKRVAYPRAYGMGITVFEPKSGLPSANDAQAEFEHLLSVMGSKIKQLASGSEA
- a CDS encoding LPD7 domain-containing protein, whose protein sequence is MTDNTENLFDENGNIQDVFKEKTVEELEALFPSMDEEPALPVEANPADELIENRLVLQERITKINELIANKDTHGFNDAVISAFNDELSELEGSLKEINSVLSSDPVADVETHNLANKQTQLMEQFDKDIDDLYALDFKGMTTEELEEYFEKQKALNEQEIRNCDWVIHNHYDFDVSDVIEATQKRDHYMNKFDIISQRVNDELNVRKENDENDLFNILTNNQAPQTTTKNEIDYTDLDRFTEQHRNPKDADKLIEERNKLEASVENFSNLIENKDTLNFDDAFIKSIIENKNDASNKLEEANKSIKSILNNKDLPDMTHNELKEWSDIKRDAYMFVNSKISDELMTTENHIITNRLINERNENEKWYKEVSENIKEEELKRERDYNNFMQSIHHEIDKENSQKETLTDEDQLTREIYNNVGIEETMTLKKSSNLKNKLSQTRERIATNKKIDYEEEHQTPWYKKLGDVVDYFADGLKGSSNAKPVFLSEDKIYDTFGDEIDKIINRSKTRIIHFKDKTSVLESAQEIRAKGKNYNTVSEKMSKLAIAKGWKSITFEGSDVFLSVAYEKATRLGLVVEPQNAEQEELFKGIHKAKGLDEIMPFSGMKREEVNNKEIDVPEVRATQGQRMRM